Part of the Moorella sp. E308F genome, GCCGAGTTAGAAAGCTCGGAGATTTTTAATGCCATGCGGTTGGGCAAGGTAATGCGTTACGAAAAGGGGCGTTTTCGCCATCTGACAGGACAGGCTGACCTGGAACTGCCCCTGCCGGCAATAGAAAATTTAATGCGCCAGGCAATACACCGGGGAACCCACTGCCGGGAAGTGATAGTAAGTGATGACGGTAAAAGGATTTTTGACCTGCACGGTATACCCCTTGACTCCCGGTCAGGGGGCCTGCTGGCCTTTGATCTTACCGAAATTATTGAAAAGGAAAGGCAGATGCGCTGCCAGGAGATGCAGGCCTACCGGGAAGCCGTGGCTGCCGTCACCAATGGGCGCCTGCAGCTTTTGACTTCAGAAGAAATGGTAGCTGTATTATCCGAGGGGAATGAACTGGCAAGGGGAGTAGTTAACAAGGCTGCTGACATAGCTTTGGCTCGCAGCAAGTTATGCAGCTTGCTACCTGCGGCTTTTAGCGCCCGCGCGTACGGCATGGCCTTATCTTTAACGGAGGCTTTGACCAATACATTAAAACACGCTACGGGTGGTGAATGGGTGGTACGGCAGACGGATGCGGCCATCCGGGTAATTATTCAAGACCAGGGCCAGGGAATTAAGATAAAAGATTTACCCAAAGCGGCTTTAATGCGACATTACTCCACAAAAAATTCTCTTGGTTGTGGGTTTACTTTAATGCTTTATTATGCTGATAAAGTTTATCTAACTACCGGTTCCAGGGGAACCACCCTGGTCCTTGATTTCCATCAATCAGCAGATGAAGATATCTGTTCTCCAGCTTCTTAAGTAAAGAAAGAGGAGGAGCGATATTATGCTGGCAATTTCTGTAACCAAAGGCACTTATGGGCGCTGTTTAAACCTTAAAGGGGAGTTAGACATGGAAACCCTGGCCACGCTGGAGCGAGCAGCAGAAGTACAGGAAGGAGAGGGGCAATTGGAAATAAACCTGGCAGGAGTATCCTTTATAGATTCTACAGGTCTCAGGGGTTTATTAGAAATACAGCGCCGGTGGTCAATGAAGGGAGGTAAGGTACGGGTTATTAACCCCTGTCCGGAGATTGCCGAAGTTTTTCGGCTGGTAGGTATGGAAGAACTTTTAGATTGTAGTGACCAGAGCAAGGCAACCGGGGGTGAATATTAAATGTCCCTGGATACCGGTGGCAAGGGGAAACAAATAATACATGCCGGTATACAGGGTGCGGGGTGTAGTATTCCAGCAGACCTGGAAGGCGGCGACTTTTTTGATTTTATTCCCCTGGGTGAAGACCAACTTATTGTTGCTATCGGAGATGTAATGGGTAAAGGTATGCGTGCCGCCGGGCAAATGAAGGAGCTTTGTACAATCTTACATGCCTGTACCAGGAAAGATCTGTCCCTATTGGAAATCATAAATCAGCTGGCTGCAATCGGAGGAAAACAGCTGCACCGCGCCGGTTCCTTTGCTACCCTGTGCCTTATTTCTTATGAACAGCAGCATAATTGTTTAACCTGCCTCAGCGCCGGACACCCGTCTCCGGTAATATTTTCAGGCCGTAATATCCACGTACCCCGGGTAAGGGGGGTGGCCCTGGGCTTCCTGGAAGAATACCAGGGTACTCGACCGGAACAAGTTGTCCTGTCTCGCGGCGATGTAGTTATCCTGTATACCGATGGCCTGGTAGAAGCCCGCGATGCCAACGGTCAAAATTATGGTTTAAATCGCCTCAAAGAGATAGTTGCCGCCAATACCTGCCTGGATGCAGTTGAACTCCAGGAGGTTATCTTAAATGACTTATTTACCTTTACCGGCTGCAGGCAGCAAAGGGATGATGTAACCCTGGTAATCCTTAAGAAAGAGCTGGAAAAGGGGGGTGAGTGTCATGGAGATCAGGGTAAATAAAGAAAAGGAAAAGGCCACCCTGCTGGTAGCGGGGGAATTGGACTACAGCAATGTTGCTCAGCTGCAGCAAGAGATTGAAAGGCAGGAGGCTCCCGTGGTGGAGGTAGTTCTTAAGGACCTGCAGTTCATGGATTCCTCCGGTGCCGGGATGCTTCTTAACCAGGCCAGGTTGTTGAGCCAGCAGAACCGCGTTTTGAAAATTACCCATATCCCCGCAAATATTCGCCATGACCTGGAAATAATCGGCTTTTTCCGCGTCTTAGAAACCCTTAAAGGCGCCCCTCAAAGTGGAGGGGAGTGATTGCATGTGGAATCTTTAAAGACTGGAGCCCTTGAACAGCCCGGGGAAAAGGGCGTGGCACCCCGGGCGGCCATAATAAACGGACAGCTGGTAATAGAACACCCGCCCGGAGGCCCTTATCCGGTGATCGTGCCCTGCCCGGGGTTGCGCCTGGTAGTAAATGGGGAAGAACGAAGCGAACCGACGCCTGTAAATGAGAAGGACAGGGTGGAAATAATCGTCCTGGATGAAAGGCGGGAAGGATACTGGCAGGTAAAGGTTAGTGCGGATAAACAGGAGGCATTTTTACAGGTAAAACCCTGGGTATTAGTCCGGCGGCAAGTGCGGGACCTGCCACCGGCGCGGGTTTTATACCTGGAGGTCCTGGAGCACGAAGATTTCTATAAACCCTTTACCCTGGAAGATTTAACCAGGGAAATGGGGCGCCAGGGTATCAAGTATGGTATCGACTGGCAGGCCTGTGCCCGGGGACTTGAAGCCTCAACCGAGGGTACTTTAATTATTGCCCGGGGGCAACCACCAGTACCAGGTAAAGACGCCACGGTAGAATTATTCTTTACTACCCAGCAAAAGGTTCCAGTAGCAGTCGGAGAAGAGGAGACAGTGAACTTCCGGGAAAGGTTTCGTTTTACCGCGGTTGAAGCCGGAATGGTCCTGGCCAGGAAACACCCGGCCGAAGTTGGGCGGCCGGGGAAGGCGGTAACGGGGGAAATAATCGTGCCCCCCGAGCCCAGGGATATTCAAATGACAGCCGGTTCCGGCGCTGTTTTAAGCAAAGATGGTTTGGAGATCATTGCTACCATAGCCGGCCGCCCCGTGGCAAGGGGGGTTAAAGGGCGGGTTGTTATCAGTGTGCTCCCCGCCCTCATGCACCCTGGTAATGTTGATATTACCTCGGGAAACATTTCTTTCACCGGCGATGTAATGATTGCCGGCCAGGTTGAAGAAGGGATGAGTGTTGAGGCTGGCGGTAATATTTATATAGAGGGCGCTGTATCCAGGGCCATGGTCCGGGCCGGGGGCTTAATTGAGGTAGGCGGCAACGTTTTTTCTTCCCTGCTGGCCGCCGGGAGTACGGTGGCTTTGCAGCAGAAATTCGGCTCAATACTTGCCAGGGTTGCTACCATCCTGGAGCAATTTGTAGCCGCTGCTATCCAGCTTTTCCATCATCCTTCCTTCAAAAAGGATGACCTTAAAGGTGGTATTGGTCCCCTGGTATTACTGCTTTTAGAGAAGAAATTTCGCGAGCTTCCTGCGGCGGTAGAATTACTAAAAAAGGAAGCCCACAGCCTTCCTGCTATATCAATGAATAGTTCGACGGCATTGATAAATGAACTGGAACGCCTGGTAAGGACACCATTGGCCATCAACAGTTTAGAACAACTGGAATCAATGTTGAAAGAAATTATAACCTGGCGGGATGAGATTAATATACCGCCTCAAGGTGCGGCCGACATTATAATTCACTACGCCATTAACTCAACCGTTATAGCCACCGGTAACATTAAAGTAATAGGTGATGGCTGTTATCATACCAGGTTGCAGGCCGGGAAAGCGGTAGCTGTGCATGGTGTGTTCCGCGGTGGGGAGATCCAGGCCCAGGGTGACGTTTATATTAAAGAACTGGGCTCCCGTACCGGTACGAGTACCAGGGTCGAAACCCAGGCCGGGGCTACTGTGA contains:
- a CDS encoding STAS domain-containing protein: MEIRVNKEKEKATLLVAGELDYSNVAQLQQEIERQEAPVVEVVLKDLQFMDSSGAGMLLNQARLLSQQNRVLKITHIPANIRHDLEIIGFFRVLETLKGAPQSGGE
- a CDS encoding STAS domain-containing protein — encoded protein: MLAISVTKGTYGRCLNLKGELDMETLATLERAAEVQEGEGQLEINLAGVSFIDSTGLRGLLEIQRRWSMKGGKVRVINPCPEIAEVFRLVGMEELLDCSDQSKATGGEY
- a CDS encoding DUF342 domain-containing protein, yielding MESLKTGALEQPGEKGVAPRAAIINGQLVIEHPPGGPYPVIVPCPGLRLVVNGEERSEPTPVNEKDRVEIIVLDERREGYWQVKVSADKQEAFLQVKPWVLVRRQVRDLPPARVLYLEVLEHEDFYKPFTLEDLTREMGRQGIKYGIDWQACARGLEASTEGTLIIARGQPPVPGKDATVELFFTTQQKVPVAVGEEETVNFRERFRFTAVEAGMVLARKHPAEVGRPGKAVTGEIIVPPEPRDIQMTAGSGAVLSKDGLEIIATIAGRPVARGVKGRVVISVLPALMHPGNVDITSGNISFTGDVMIAGQVEEGMSVEAGGNIYIEGAVSRAMVRAGGLIEVGGNVFSSLLAAGSTVALQQKFGSILARVATILEQFVAAAIQLFHHPSFKKDDLKGGIGPLVLLLLEKKFRELPAAVELLKKEAHSLPAISMNSSTALINELERLVRTPLAINSLEQLESMLKEIITWRDEINIPPQGAADIIIHYAINSTVIATGNIKVIGDGCYHTRLQAGKAVAVHGVFRGGEIQAQGDVYIKELGSRTGTSTRVETQAGATVTIAHAFENTSIRIGSRQYSFVQEEWGVRLWLDREGNLARRTIPA
- a CDS encoding ATP-binding protein, with product MQECSQCARKTPDRSCVDCDYFMSPGPLRRKPPVPIGISLVAPDGKRYAGRILVLNTMELGLETQAPIPGQYRIYLKQHLSLDVAGVPTKGKGDIHLFDIIAVYRGEETASRLGNEEYRLLTGSTGDFIEQVSQLVPAHLQDLVKERLRAELESSEIFNAMRLGKVMRYEKGRFRHLTGQADLELPLPAIENLMRQAIHRGTHCREVIVSDDGKRIFDLHGIPLDSRSGGLLAFDLTEIIEKERQMRCQEMQAYREAVAAVTNGRLQLLTSEEMVAVLSEGNELARGVVNKAADIALARSKLCSLLPAAFSARAYGMALSLTEALTNTLKHATGGEWVVRQTDAAIRVIIQDQGQGIKIKDLPKAALMRHYSTKNSLGCGFTLMLYYADKVYLTTGSRGTTLVLDFHQSADEDICSPAS
- a CDS encoding PP2C family protein-serine/threonine phosphatase; the encoded protein is MSLDTGGKGKQIIHAGIQGAGCSIPADLEGGDFFDFIPLGEDQLIVAIGDVMGKGMRAAGQMKELCTILHACTRKDLSLLEIINQLAAIGGKQLHRAGSFATLCLISYEQQHNCLTCLSAGHPSPVIFSGRNIHVPRVRGVALGFLEEYQGTRPEQVVLSRGDVVILYTDGLVEARDANGQNYGLNRLKEIVAANTCLDAVELQEVILNDLFTFTGCRQQRDDVTLVILKKELEKGGECHGDQGK